Proteins from one Streptomyces asiaticus genomic window:
- a CDS encoding GHMP family kinase ATP-binding protein, translating into MREPALVARRPGVDLREGAGTACGTFGELLQGVLPDGVDFLVTFPITRGTRAWFRYDRDGPLHVFPSHKTKSLRLARAMFDVRGVGGGGSLVLDSGLAVGKGLASSSADLVATARAVGAVLGLDTSPAAVEGWLRPIEPTDGVMHPGIVVFEHRTVRLRASLGTLPPATVVAVDEGGHLDTVAFNRRPLHRTPAQKREYERLMRDLTTAVDHGDLARVGAIATRSAVLNQRLVPKRNLDAMIRVSDEIGALGVVCAHSGTMLGLLLDAGDPDHQHKLSAAAAACSRLPGATTVFRSFTSPGSAHAS; encoded by the coding sequence ATGAGGGAGCCGGCGCTGGTCGCCCGCCGGCCGGGCGTGGACCTGCGCGAGGGCGCGGGCACCGCCTGCGGAACCTTCGGCGAGCTGCTTCAAGGGGTGCTGCCCGACGGAGTCGACTTCCTCGTCACATTCCCGATCACTCGCGGCACCCGGGCGTGGTTCCGGTACGACCGCGACGGCCCACTGCACGTCTTCCCCTCCCACAAGACCAAGTCGCTGCGCCTGGCGCGGGCCATGTTCGACGTCCGAGGCGTCGGCGGCGGCGGCTCCCTGGTCCTCGACAGCGGCTTGGCCGTGGGGAAAGGGCTCGCCAGTTCCTCCGCCGACCTGGTCGCCACGGCCAGGGCCGTGGGGGCGGTGCTCGGCTTGGACACCTCGCCCGCGGCCGTCGAAGGCTGGCTGCGCCCGATCGAGCCCACTGACGGGGTGATGCACCCGGGGATCGTGGTGTTCGAGCACCGGACGGTCCGGTTGCGCGCGTCGCTCGGCACCCTGCCCCCGGCCACGGTGGTGGCCGTCGACGAGGGCGGTCACCTCGACACGGTGGCCTTCAACCGGCGGCCCCTGCACCGCACGCCTGCCCAGAAACGCGAGTACGAGCGCCTGATGCGGGACCTCACCACCGCCGTCGACCACGGGGACCTCGCCCGGGTGGGTGCGATCGCCACCCGCAGCGCGGTCCTCAACCAGCGGCTCGTTCCCAAACGGAACCTGGACGCCATGATCCGGGTCAGCGACGAGATCGGCGCTCTGGGCGTGGTCTGCGCCCACAGCGGCACCATGCTCGGCCTCCTGCTCGACGCCGGCGACCCCGACCACCAGCACAAGCTGTCGGCCGCCGCCGCGGCATGTTCGCGCCTGCCCGGCGCCACCACCGTCTTTCGTTCGTTCACATCACCAGGGAGCGCGCATGCGTCATGA
- a CDS encoding pyridoxal-phosphate dependent enzyme translates to MRHDTIVDAIGNTPAVRLRVDAAEGVEAYAKLELLNPYAMKDRVARQMILEARRSGALEEGAPIVESSSGTMALGIALVGTYLGHPVHIVTDPRIDPITLTKLEALGCVVHVVETMTGQGWQSARLERLAELMSGMPGAYWPQQYSNPQNPAAYRTLADELIEALGTVDVVVGSVGSGGSLCGTSAALLERLPDLKVVGVDCVGSVLFGQPDVPARKQSGLGNSLYPDNIDYRLFDEVHWLSDDEAFDATQRLAREQKIFAGNTSGSVYRILTHLAAEAGPGTRLVGILPDRGDRYVDSVYRHRPAGPIATRPVEVPYGTTVTGWSFASIPRENRPVLVFVESNTTGTGMLALRTAVRLGFEPVLLAKDPARYAGLDGTGCRTVACDTESDADVLRAVREAAGKRTIAGLTTTSDFYLEHTARLAAALGLPGHAPETMTACRDKSLTRTALRDAGVPQPAFAVIGDSADIAGAVASVGLPCVVKPVGGSGSQDVLWCEDAATAAEHAARVLAVTENVRGQATAGKVLIEEYARGPEYSVEMFCDNGQAACLGVTQRTACALPYFVETGHVFPAELPEATSGELAESARQALKAVGFDRGPAHVEIRMTDMGPVVIEINARLAGGMIPELVRAATGIDLLEQQVRAAAGYPVRLLADRARHAGIRFLVARRTGRLVAITGTAEAERVPGVERVVTTGSPGRAVRPPRDAYDRLGYVVAGGDSAQEVLETLDAAVRLVDVVTDQD, encoded by the coding sequence ATGCGTCATGACACCATCGTCGACGCGATAGGCAACACCCCGGCCGTACGGCTGCGGGTGGACGCCGCCGAGGGGGTCGAGGCCTACGCCAAGCTGGAGCTGCTGAACCCCTACGCGATGAAGGACCGTGTCGCCCGGCAGATGATCCTCGAGGCCCGCCGGTCCGGTGCGCTCGAAGAAGGCGCGCCCATCGTGGAGAGCTCGTCCGGCACGATGGCGCTGGGAATCGCTCTCGTCGGCACCTACCTGGGGCACCCCGTGCACATCGTCACGGACCCCCGCATCGACCCGATCACCCTCACCAAACTGGAGGCCCTCGGGTGCGTGGTCCACGTGGTGGAGACGATGACCGGGCAGGGGTGGCAGAGCGCCCGGCTGGAGCGGCTCGCGGAGCTGATGAGCGGCATGCCCGGTGCCTACTGGCCCCAGCAGTACAGCAACCCGCAGAACCCGGCCGCGTACCGCACGCTGGCCGACGAACTGATCGAGGCCCTGGGAACGGTGGACGTCGTGGTCGGCTCCGTCGGCAGCGGCGGCTCCTTGTGCGGTACGTCGGCGGCGCTGCTGGAGCGGCTGCCCGACCTGAAGGTGGTCGGTGTCGACTGCGTCGGCAGCGTGCTCTTCGGCCAGCCCGACGTACCGGCCCGCAAACAGAGCGGACTGGGCAACAGCCTGTACCCGGACAACATCGACTACCGGCTCTTCGACGAGGTGCACTGGCTCTCGGACGACGAGGCGTTCGACGCCACCCAGCGGCTCGCCCGGGAACAGAAGATCTTCGCCGGGAACACCTCCGGGTCGGTGTACCGGATCCTGACCCACCTCGCCGCCGAGGCGGGGCCCGGCACCCGTCTGGTGGGAATCCTGCCGGATCGCGGCGACCGCTACGTGGACAGCGTGTACCGCCACCGGCCCGCCGGCCCGATCGCCACCCGGCCCGTCGAGGTCCCCTACGGCACGACGGTCACCGGTTGGTCGTTCGCCTCGATCCCGCGCGAGAACCGTCCCGTCCTGGTCTTTGTGGAGTCGAATACGACAGGGACGGGCATGCTCGCGTTGCGCACCGCCGTGCGGCTCGGCTTCGAGCCGGTCCTGCTGGCCAAGGACCCCGCTCGCTACGCCGGCCTCGACGGCACCGGCTGCCGGACGGTCGCCTGCGACACCGAGAGCGACGCGGACGTCCTCCGGGCGGTTCGGGAGGCGGCCGGGAAACGGACCATCGCCGGGCTCACGACGACCAGTGACTTCTATCTGGAACACACCGCACGGCTGGCCGCCGCGCTCGGCCTGCCGGGCCACGCCCCGGAGACGATGACGGCCTGCCGCGACAAGTCGCTGACCCGTACGGCGCTGAGGGACGCCGGGGTGCCGCAGCCGGCGTTCGCTGTGATCGGCGACTCCGCCGACATCGCCGGTGCCGTCGCGTCCGTGGGCCTGCCGTGCGTGGTCAAGCCCGTGGGCGGATCGGGGTCGCAGGACGTGCTGTGGTGCGAGGACGCCGCCACGGCCGCCGAGCACGCCGCCCGCGTCCTGGCCGTGACCGAGAACGTTCGCGGCCAGGCCACCGCCGGCAAGGTCCTGATCGAGGAGTACGCCCGCGGGCCGGAATACAGCGTGGAGATGTTCTGCGACAACGGGCAGGCCGCCTGCCTAGGGGTGACCCAGCGCACCGCGTGCGCGCTGCCCTACTTCGTCGAGACCGGCCACGTCTTCCCTGCCGAGCTGCCGGAGGCCACCTCCGGCGAACTCGCGGAGTCGGCCCGCCAAGCGCTCAAGGCGGTGGGCTTCGACCGAGGTCCCGCACACGTCGAGATCAGGATGACGGACATGGGCCCCGTGGTCATCGAGATCAACGCCAGGCTCGCCGGCGGCATGATCCCCGAACTCGTCCGTGCGGCGACGGGGATCGACCTTCTGGAGCAGCAGGTGCGGGCCGCGGCCGGGTACCCGGTGCGGCTGCTCGCCGACAGGGCCCGGCACGCGGGCATCAGATTCCTGGTCGCGCGTCGGACAGGACGCCTGGTGGCCATCACGGGAACAGCGGAGGCGGAGCGTGTGCCCGGCGTCGAACGGGTGGTGACCACCGGCTCCCCGGGCCGTGCGGTACGGCCGCCGCGGGACGCCTATGACCGACTCGGCTACGTGGTCGCGGGCGGCGACTCGGCCCAGGAGGTCCTGGAGACTCTGGACGCCGCCGTACGGCTGGTGGACGTGGTGACCGACCAGGACTGA